The Anolis carolinensis isolate JA03-04 chromosome 2, rAnoCar3.1.pri, whole genome shotgun sequence genome has a window encoding:
- the LOC103281405 gene encoding zinc finger protein 850 — translation MGKKPYKCNECGKTFSKHNHLELHERTHTGMKPYECLECGKRFTQRAHLNTHQRIHTGEKPYTCLECGKSFTDSGNLHKHQRTHTGEKPYECLECGKSFHESRSLHSHQRTHTGEKPYKCLACGKCFSQQGSLQFHERTHTGMKPYECLDCGKSFTRYDQLHLHQRTHTGEKPYECLQCGKSFPQRAHLHSHQRTHTGEKPYKCLACGKSFSQQGHLQLHERTHTGEKPYKCLECGKSFARSESLHSHQRTHTGEKPYKCMECGKSFARSGNLQLHQRIHTGEKPYECLECGKSFTHSGNLHAHQRTHTGEKRYMCLECGKSFTENGSLHKHQKIHTGEKPYECLECGKSFTRNDHLHSHRSIHTGEKPYKCLSCEKSFSQQGHLQLHERTHTGMKPYECLECGKSFTRNDQLHSHQRTHTKEKPYTCLECGKSFTHSGSLHLHQRTHTGEKPYTCMECGKSFTHSGTLHSHQRTHTGKKPYKCLACGKSFSQQGHLQFHERTHTGEKPYKCQECGKSFARNGSLHSHQRTHIGEKPYKCSDCGKSFARSGNLHSHQKTHTGEKPYKCIECGKSFSDSGGLHSHQRTHTGQKPYTCLECGKSFSRHSSLQIHQRTHTQEKPHQCLECGMSFIQSGNLRSHQRIHTGEKPFKCMECGMSFVQSGNLCLHQRIHTGEKL, via the coding sequence ATGGGGaagaagccttataaatgcaATGAATGTGGAAAGACATTTAGTAAGCATAATCATCTCGAGTTACatgaaagaactcacactggaatGAAGCCatatgaatgcctggagtgtggaaagaggttCACTCAGAGAGCACATTTAAatacacatcaaaggattcacactggggagaaaccttatacatgtctggagtgtgggaagagcttcactgATAGTGGAAATCTGCAtaaacatcaaagaactcacactggggagaagccctatgaatgcctggagtgtggaaagagtttccatGAGAGTCGAagtctacattcccatcaaagaactcacactggagagaaaccgtaTAAATGCCTGGCATGTGGAAAGTGCTTTAGCCAGCAAGGCAGCCTGCAGTTTCatgaaagaactcacactgggatgaaaccctatgaatgtctggattgtggaaagagctttactcGGTATGATCAGCTACatttacatcaaagaactcatactggggagaaaccctatgaatgcctgcagtgtggaaagagcttccctCAGAGAGCacatctacattcacatcaaagaactcacactggggaaaaaccttataaatgcctggcatgtggaaagagctttagtcagcaaGGACATCTGCAGTTACATGAAAGAACTcatactggggaaaaaccctataaatgtctagAGTGTGGAAAGTCCTTTGCTCGTAGTGAAagcctacattcacatcaaagaactcatactggggagaaaccctataaatgcatggagtgtggaaagtcCTTTGCTCGTAGTGGAAATTTACAATTACATCAAAGAATTcatactggggaaaaaccctatgaGTGCCTGGAGTGTGGCAAGAGCTTCACCCATAGTGGAAATCTACAtgcacatcaaagaactcacactggggagaaacgtTATATGTgtctggagtgtgggaagagcttcactgagaatgGAAGTCTACATAAACATCAAaaaattcacactggggagaaaccctatgaatgtctggagtgtggaaagagtttcactcgGAATGATCACCTACATTCTCATCGAAGcattcacactggagagaaaccatataaatgcctatcatgtgaaaagagctttagtcagcaaGGTCATCTCCAGTTACATGAAAGAACTCATACTGGGATGAAACCCTATGAATGtctagagtgtggaaagagcttcactcggaATGATCAGCTACATTCACACCAAAGAACTCACACCAAGGAGAAACCTTatacatgtctggagtgtggcAAGAGCTTCACTCATAGCGGAAGTCTACATttgcatcaaagaactcacactggggaaaaaccctatacatgcatggagtgtggaaaaagcttcactCATAGTGGAACtctacattcccatcaaagaACACACACTGGGAAGAAGCCGTATAAATGCTTggcatgtggaaagagctttagtcagcaaGGGCATCTGCAGTTTCATGAAagaactcatactggggagaaaccctataaatgccaggagtgtggaaaatccTTTGCTCGTAATGGAagtttacattcacatcaaagaactcacattggggagaaaccctataaatgttcGGATTGTGGAAAGTCCTTTGCTCGAAGTGgaaatctacattcacatcaaaaaactcacactggggaaaaaccctataaatgcatagagtgtggaaagagcttcagtgacagTGGAggactacattcacatcaaagaactcatacTGGgcagaaaccctatacatgcctcgagtgtggaaagagcttcagtcggcaTAGCAGTTTACAaatacatcaaagaactcacactcaGGAAAAACCCCatcaatgcctggagtgtggaatgaGCTTTattcagagtggaaatctacgctcacatcaaagaattcacactggagagaaaccctttaaatgcatggagtgtggaatgAGCTTTGTTCAAAGTGGAAATCTATGTTTACATCAaagaattcacactggggagaaactatAA
- the LOC103281404 gene encoding zinc finger protein 420, producing the protein MKYHLYPYPRAHTREKLYKCVECGKSFSWRSSLTIHLRTHTGYKPHRCMECGQSFIRSGQLHSHRRIHTGEKPYECMECGKDFSHSGALRSHQRVHTGEKPYECIECGKFFRWSSAFTKHQRIHTGEKPYKCPECGMNFSDGGSLTKHQRIHTGEMPYKCMECGMRFSDNSTCNKHRRIHTGEKPYKCIVCGKACCQIGQLHSHQRTHTGEKPYNCMECGKNFSQSGQLRSHQRTHTGEKPYKCVECGKSFRQSSNLRYHQRTHTEEMPYKCTECEMSFRDDKSLAKHQMIHMRGKPRICMECGKSFKYSSAFVKHQRIHTGEKPYKCVECGKSFSDSSSLTKHQRVHTGEKPYKCMECGKSFSDSGTCRRHQRTHTGEKPFKCIECGKSFSRSADRRSHQRAHTGEMPYKCMECGMCFNVVRSLTKHQRTHTGEMPYKCIECGMSFSDIRSLTKHLRIHTGEKAYKCMECGKSFGNASTCARHIRIHTGEKPYKCTDCGKSFNQSGHLRYHERTHTGEMPHKCRECGKSFRQSEGLHAHQITHMGGEAIEMYGLWKEFQ; encoded by the coding sequence ATGAAATACCATTTATATCCCTATCCCAGGGCACACACAAGGGAGAAATtgtataaatgtgtggaatgtggaaaaagcttcagttgGAGAAGTTCTCTTACTATACAtctaaggacccacacagggtaTAAGCCACAtagatgcatggaatgtggacagagcttcattcgAAGTGGACAACTGCATTCCCATCggaggatccacacaggggagaagccatacgaATGCATGGAATGCGGAAAGGACTTTTCTCACAGTGGAGCTCTGCGTTCCCATCAGAGGGtccacacaggggaaaagccttacgaatgcatagaatgtggaaagttctTTAGATGGAGTTCAGCATTTACTaaacatcaaaggatccacacaggggagaagccatataaatgcccaGAATGTGGAATGAACTTCAGTGATGGTGGATCATTAACTAAACATCAAAGAATTCACACAGGGGAgatgccatataaatgcatggaatgtggaatgaGATTCAGTGATAATAGTACATGTAATAAACACCGGAgaattcacacaggggagaagccctataaatgcattgTATGTGGAAAGGCCTGCTGTCAGATTGGACAGctgcattcccatcaaaggacccacacaggggagaagccatataactgcatggaatgtggaaagaacttctcTCAGAGTGGACagctgcgttcccatcaaaggacccatacaggagagaagccctataaatgtgtggaatgtggaaaaagcttccgTCAAAGTAGCAATCTGCGttaccatcaaaggacccacactgagGAGATGCCATATAAATGCACAGAATGTGAAATGAGCTTCCGTGATGATAAATCATTAGCTAAACATCAAATGATCCACATGCGGGGGAAGCCACGtatatgcatggaatgtggaaagagcttcaaatATAGTTCAGCATTTGTTAAACATCAAAgaattcacacaggggagaagccatacaaatgtgtggaatgtgggaagagctttagTGATAGTAGCTCATTAACTAAACATCAAAGagttcacacaggggagaaaccttacaaatgcatggaatgtgggaagagcttcagcgaTAGTGGAACATGTAGGAGgcatcaaagaacccacacaggggagaagccatttaaatgcatcgaatgtggaaaaagcttcagtcggagtgcaGATCGGCGTTCCCATCAAAGGGCCCACACAGGGGAgatgccatataaatgcatggaatgtggaatgtGCTTCAATGTTGTTAGATCATTAACTAAACACCAgagaactcacacaggagagatgccatataaatgcatagaatgtggaatgAGTTTCAGTGATATTAGATCATTAACGAAACACCTAAgaattcacacaggggagaaggcttataaatgtatggaatgtgggaagagctttggTAACGCCTCAACGTGTGCTAGGCACATAAGAATACACACAGGGGAAAAGCCATATAAATGTACGGATTGTGGGAAAAGCTTCaatcagagtggacatctgcgttaccatgaaaggacccacacaggagagatgCCACATAAATgcagggaatgtggaaagagcttcaggcaAAGTGAAGGTCTGCATGCCCATCAAATAACACATATGGGAGGAGAAGCCATAGAAATGTATGGactgtggaaagagtttcagtga